A window of Oncorhynchus gorbuscha isolate QuinsamMale2020 ecotype Even-year unplaced genomic scaffold, OgorEven_v1.0 Un_scaffold_5228, whole genome shotgun sequence genomic DNA:
tgaaggacattcagacctccttcctgtgttctgttctcctgaaggacattcagacctccttcctgtgttctgttctcctgaaggacattcagacctccttcctgtgttctgttctcctgaaggacattcagacctccttcctgtgttctgttctcctggaggacattcagacctccttcctgtgttctgttctcctggaggacattcagacctccttcctgtgttctgttctcctggaggacattcagacctccttcctgtgttctgttctcctgaaggacattcagacctccttcctgtgttctgttctcctgaaggacattcagacctccttcctgtgttctgttctcctgaaggacattcagacctccttcctgtgttctgttctcctgaaggacattcagacctccttcctgtgttctgttctcctgaaggacattcagacctccttcctgtgttctgttctcctgaaggacattcagacctccttcctgtgttctgttctcctgaaggacattcagacctccttcctgtgttctgttctcctggaggacattcagacctccttcctgtgttctgttctcctggaggacattcagacctccttcctgtgttctgttctcctgaaggacattcagacctccttcctgtgttctgttctcctgaaggacattcagacctccttcctgtgttctgttctcctggaggacattcagacctccttcctgtgttctgttctcctggaggacattcagacctccttcctgtgttctgttctcctggaggacattcagacctccttcctgtgttctgttctcctggaggacattcagacctccttcctgtgttctgttctcctgaaggacattcagacctccttcctgtgttctgttctcctgaaggacattcagacctccttcctgtgttctgttctcctggaggacattcagacctccttcctgtgttctgttctcctggaggacattcagacctccttcctgtgttctgttctcctgaaggacattcagacctccttcctgtgttctgttctcctgaaggacattcagacctccttcctgtgttctgttctcctgaaggactttcagacctccttcctgtgttctgttctcctggagGACTTTTATTGCCTTTtttgttttggtattttattttcaatctgATTTTTGGTTTGATTATTTCCTCTTTGTTTCTTTTGTTTGTTCATTATCTTAACATAATGTTGTATAATGTGATCACTGCCTCTAAAGCTCTTTTTCCTACATTAATGCattttaaataaagtttgatttgtatTTGTAGGAGGGTCCTGCCGTGGCAGGCCAGTTCATCCAGGATGTGAAGAACTCTCGTCGACAGACCCATCAGGCTGCTGGCTCTGCTGTCACTGGGAGAGGTGGGTCACACGTTTTCAAATACAAAATATTCAAATAAACAAAAGGTGTGTGCGCCAAGGCATTTTATGGTTGTGGGCCTCCCAGTGACGAGTGGTCTAAGTAGTGACCAATAGTGGGTTTGATGGTAGGACCAATAGTGGGTTTGATGGTGATGGGACTGACTTGATGGCAGTGACCATAGGGTTTGATGGTAGTGGACCTACAGTGGGTTTGATGGTAGTGGTTTGATGGTAACTAATAGTGGGTTTGATGGTAGTGGATCTAATAATTTTGATGGTAGGACGAATAATAGTGGGACTAATAGTGGGTTTGATGGTAGTGGGACTAATAGTGGGCCTGAGGTAGTCAGTGGTGATGGGACTAATAGTGGGTTTGATGGTAGTGCTGGGACTATTAGTGGGTTTTGATGGTAGTGGGACTAATAGTGGGTTTGATAGTAGTGGGACTAATGGTGGGTTTGATGGTAGTGGGGCGACCTAATAGTGGGTTTGATGGTAGTGGGGCGACCTAATAGTGGAGTTTTGATAGTGATGGGGCAGAAACTAATGGTAAGTTTGATGGTGATGGGGCGACTAATAGTGGGTTTTGATGGTAGTGGGGCGACTAGCCAGATGAGTAGTGGATAGTGGTTTGATGGTAGTGGGACTAATAGTGGGTTTTGATGGTAGTGGGACTAATAGTGGGTTTGATGGTAGTGGGACTAATAGTGGGTTTGATGGTAGTGGGACTAATAGTGGGTTTGATGGTAGTGGGACTAATAGTGGGTTTTGATGGTAGTGGGTTTTGATGGTAGTGGGACTAATAGTGGGTTTTGATGGTAGTGGGACTAATAGTGGGTTTTGATGGTAGTGGGACTAATAGTGGGTTTTGATGGTAGTGGGACTAATAGTGGGTTTTGATGGTAGTGGGACTAATAGTGGGTTTTGATGGTAGTGGGACTAATAGTGGGTTTGATGGTAGTGGGACTAATAGTGGGTTTTGATGGTAGTGGGACTAATAGTGGGTTTTGATGGTAGTGGGACTAATAGTGGTGTTTAACTGTAGTAGGCTGGTGTCAGATGTCGTGACTAGTATCAGTCGTGAAGGAGTCATTCATAATGTCTCTGTGGTAGGTGGGACACCACGTAGACCTGAGCGGCCAACCGGAGCTCAAGACGGTCATCCTGGacgccttctcttcctcctccgaAGAGGTCAAGTCTGCCGCATCCTACGCCCTGGGATCCATCGCCGTGGGCAACCTGCCGGAATACCTGCCCTTCGTTCTGGGGGAGATCTCGGGACAGCCCAAGAGGCAGTACCTGCTGCTACACTCACTCAAAGAGATCATCAGGTAGGACAGTCCGGCGGGTTAGAGAGGTGTGGAACCCGAAAGGTCGCGGGGTTCAAGTCCCGGGTCGGATGACTGAACTGGCTAATTGCGCGGGGGTTGCGGTTTTCACCTTGGTGACCAAAATATcgtctctgttctgtcctctccagCTCGGCGTCTGTGACTGGTCTGAAACCCTACGTCGAGGGAGTATGGACCCTGCTGTTGAAGCACTGTGAGTGTGCCGAGGAGGGCACCAGGAACGTGGTCGCAGAATGTCTGGGGAAACTCACCCTCATAGACCCAGAAAGCCACCTTGCCCAAGCTTAAGATCTTCTTTCTCCAGGTGAGAATAAGGCGTGGTTGCAGAATATCTGGGGAAACTCACCTTCATAGACCCAGAAACCCGGCTGCCCAGGCTTAAAGGATACCTGCTCTCAGGTGGGGGAATAGGAACGTGGTTGCAGAATATCTGGGGAAACTCACCCTCATAGACCCAGAAACCCGGCTGCCCAGACTTAAAAGGATACCTGCTCTCAGGTGGGGAATAGGAACGTGGTTGCAGAATATCTGGGGAAACTCACCCTCATAGACCCAGAAACCCTGCTGCCCAGACTTAAAGGATACCTGCTCTCAGGTGGGGAATAGGAACTCCATGCTGGTTTCATTGGCCCGTTTTGATTGGCAAgacctgatttaaaaaaaaaatatatatatatatatctgtagctcagttggtagagcatggcgcttgtaacgccagggtagtgggttcgattccgggaccacccatacgtagaatgtatgcacacacatgactgtaagtcgctttggataaaagcgtctgctaaatagcatatattattatattattattatatatatatttaaatacagGTGGTTCATTGTGCATGATATGAATCATTTCATGTAAAGAAATATAACCTGGGTGTTAGTTTACTATGATATTGCATGTATGTGATGTGAAATATAACCTGGGTGTTAGTTTACTATGATATTGCAGGTATGTGATGTGAAATATGACCTGGGTGTTAGTTTACTATGATATTGCAGGTATGTGATGTGAAATATAACCTGGGTGTTAGTTTACTATGATATTGCAGGTATGTGATGTGAAATATAACCTGGGTGTTAGTTTACTTTGATATTGCAGGTATGTGATGTGAAATATAACCTGGGTATTAGTTTACTATGATATTGCAGGTATGTGATGTGAAATATAACCTGGGTGTTAGTTTACTATGATATTGCAGGTATGTGATGTGAAATATAACCTAGGtaaactctggataagagcgtctgctaaatgacttaaatgtaaatgtaaatgtaaatataacctGGGTGTTAGTTTACTATGATATT
This region includes:
- the LOC124029001 gene encoding cullin-associated NEDD8-dissociated protein 1-like; translation: PIRLLALLSLGEVGHHVDLSGQPELKTVILDAFSSSSEEVKSAASYALGSIAVGNLPEYLPFVLGEISGQPKRQYLLLHSLKEIISSASVTGLKPYVEGVWTLLLKHCECAEEGTRNVVAECLGKLTLIDPESHLAQA